The Lewinellaceae bacterium genome has a segment encoding these proteins:
- a CDS encoding NAD(P)H-dependent oxidoreductase — protein MITVVSGSNREYNRTLAFAKKYVEILKEMTEEEIVLLDMSEMPFDWMHEAMYSEHQQSESLAGLQDKYITAANKFVFITPEYNGSYPGIVKLFLDACSVRNYDSNFKQKKVALVGVATGRAGNLRGMDHLADALNHMGAITLPNRMPYSSVSGLIDKNGNVVDEATIKTIRKHIAEFVEF, from the coding sequence ACGCTGGCCTTTGCGAAAAAGTACGTGGAAATTTTGAAGGAAATGACAGAAGAGGAAATCGTGCTTCTCGACATGTCCGAAATGCCTTTTGACTGGATGCATGAGGCCATGTATTCTGAACATCAGCAGTCGGAGAGTCTCGCTGGCTTGCAGGATAAGTATATTACCGCAGCAAATAAATTTGTATTTATCACCCCTGAATACAATGGCAGTTATCCCGGTATTGTAAAATTGTTTTTAGATGCTTGTTCCGTCAGGAATTATGATTCCAATTTCAAGCAAAAAAAAGTGGCTCTCGTAGGGGTGGCGACAGGCCGTGCCGGTAATCTCAGAGGTATGGACCATCTGGCCGACGCTCTCAACCATATGGGAGCCATCACCCTGCCCAACAGGATGCCTTACTCAAGCGTTTCGGGCCTGATTGATAAAAATGGTAACGTGGTTGATGAAGCCACGATCAAAACCATTCGCAAACATATAGCCGAGTTTGTGGAATTTTAG
- a CDS encoding tyrosine--tRNA ligase yields the protein MNFIEELEWRGMLHDATPGTKEALNEGMMTGYIGFDPTAPSMTIGNYVQIMLLKFFQLSGHKPIVLMGGATGRIGDPSGKDEERQLKSYDELDGNLEFQKKQVYKFLEFEKGENKAEIVNNLDFYKNMNVLDFLRDVGKTLTVNYMMSKDSVKNRLETGLSFTEFSYQLLQAYDFQCLYKEYGCKVQMGGSDQWGNITSGTEFIRRNLQEKAYAATTPLLTKADGKKFGKSEQGNLWLDPKLTSPYQFYQFWINADDADLPKFFRYFSLKSREEIEGMEAEYANDPQTLKRILAEELTVRIHSREDYESVLKVTELLFNKNADQAFLTSLTPAELETVGQEIPRFQIAKDEFNKGVNIVNLLAGLTSVVSSNGDARRAIQGNAISVNKEKITNHEEEVPASQLLHGRFLMVENGKKNKFLVEVV from the coding sequence ATGAATTTTATCGAAGAATTGGAATGGAGAGGTATGTTGCACGATGCCACTCCCGGTACAAAGGAAGCACTCAATGAAGGCATGATGACTGGTTATATAGGTTTCGATCCTACAGCCCCTTCTATGACGATTGGGAATTATGTGCAAATCATGTTGCTTAAATTTTTTCAGCTGTCAGGCCACAAACCCATTGTTTTGATGGGTGGGGCTACTGGAAGGATTGGGGATCCCTCCGGAAAAGATGAGGAAAGACAACTCAAGTCATACGACGAACTCGATGGAAACCTCGAATTTCAAAAAAAACAGGTGTATAAATTCCTGGAATTTGAAAAAGGAGAAAACAAGGCTGAGATCGTCAACAACCTTGATTTTTACAAAAATATGAACGTACTGGATTTCCTGCGCGATGTAGGCAAAACCCTGACGGTAAACTATATGATGTCAAAGGATTCTGTCAAAAACCGGCTCGAAACGGGTTTGTCTTTTACGGAATTCAGCTACCAACTGCTCCAGGCCTACGATTTTCAGTGCCTTTACAAAGAATACGGATGTAAAGTACAAATGGGAGGATCGGATCAATGGGGTAACATCACTTCCGGTACGGAATTTATACGCCGTAATCTACAGGAAAAAGCTTATGCCGCCACTACCCCACTGCTGACCAAGGCCGACGGGAAAAAATTTGGAAAATCCGAGCAGGGCAACCTGTGGCTCGACCCCAAATTGACTTCTCCTTACCAGTTCTACCAGTTCTGGATTAATGCAGACGACGCCGACCTGCCAAAGTTTTTCCGCTATTTCAGTCTCAAATCACGCGAAGAAATTGAAGGAATGGAAGCCGAGTACGCCAATGATCCTCAGACACTGAAACGCATTTTGGCGGAAGAACTGACGGTACGCATTCATTCCAGGGAGGATTATGAATCGGTTTTGAAAGTTACGGAACTCCTGTTTAATAAAAATGCTGACCAGGCATTTTTAACCAGCCTTACTCCTGCTGAACTGGAAACAGTGGGACAGGAAATTCCCCGGTTTCAGATTGCCAAAGATGAATTCAATAAGGGTGTAAATATCGTAAACCTCTTAGCCGGACTGACGTCCGTGGTAAGTTCCAATGGCGATGCACGCCGGGCCATCCAGGGCAATGCCATTTCAGTGAACAAGGAGAAAATCACCAACCATGAGGAAGAAGTGCCTGCATCTCAATTGCTGCACGGACGATTTCTTATGGTAGAAAACGGGAAGAAAAATAAATTCCTGGTAGAGGTGGTCTAA
- a CDS encoding acyl-CoA desaturase: MQQSKKVKYSKEFSSDFINTAKERVRAYFNENNISRYGNTQMYIKTVAMVLIYLAPYFLILSGLITNAWIIFALYLVMGVGMAGVGFSVMHDANHNSYSKNKTVNKYLGLIINLLGGNALNWKIQHNVLHHTYTNVEGLDEDIKTVSILRFSPHQKHHKIHKFQYLYAWFFYGLMTIMWSTTKDFKQLKRYRIKGLLNQFEKTQFSTLFVKVLLAKVVYLGMFLVLPMIMLPFSWWLTLAFFFSMHFVAGLILASVFQPAHVMPTSEFPLPNENGIIENNWAVHQMYTTTNFAPNNKILSWFIGGLNYQIEHHLFPHVCHIHYSKINKIIEKTALEYGLPYNSEKTFRSALISHARMLKQLGATADLGWRGSLRID, translated from the coding sequence ATGCAGCAATCAAAAAAAGTAAAATATTCAAAGGAATTTTCCTCTGATTTTATCAATACAGCCAAGGAGAGAGTCAGGGCGTATTTCAATGAGAATAATATTTCCCGATACGGCAATACCCAGATGTATATCAAGACTGTTGCAATGGTCTTAATCTACCTGGCTCCGTATTTTCTCATCCTAAGCGGGTTGATTACCAATGCCTGGATCATTTTTGCCTTGTACCTTGTCATGGGAGTGGGTATGGCAGGAGTTGGATTCTCTGTCATGCATGATGCCAACCACAATTCCTATTCAAAAAACAAAACCGTCAACAAATACCTCGGATTGATCATCAACCTCCTTGGAGGCAATGCGCTCAATTGGAAAATACAACACAATGTCCTTCACCACACCTACACTAATGTTGAAGGACTTGATGAAGACATAAAAACGGTAAGTATTCTCCGTTTCTCCCCTCACCAAAAACACCACAAGATCCATAAGTTCCAGTATTTATATGCCTGGTTTTTTTACGGCTTAATGACGATCATGTGGTCAACGACCAAAGATTTCAAACAATTGAAGCGGTATCGTATAAAAGGCTTACTGAATCAATTTGAAAAGACTCAATTTTCGACCCTGTTCGTGAAAGTTTTACTCGCAAAAGTAGTTTACCTTGGCATGTTTCTCGTCCTTCCCATGATCATGTTACCTTTTTCATGGTGGCTGACCCTGGCCTTCTTTTTTAGCATGCATTTTGTGGCAGGACTCATTTTGGCCAGTGTTTTCCAGCCGGCACACGTCATGCCGACCTCAGAATTTCCATTACCCAACGAAAACGGCATTATTGAAAACAACTGGGCGGTACACCAGATGTACACGACCACCAATTTTGCCCCGAATAATAAGATTCTCTCGTGGTTTATCGGCGGATTGAATTACCAGATAGAGCATCATTTGTTCCCCCATGTCTGCCATATACACTATTCCAAAATCAATAAGATCATAGAAAAAACAGCCCTGGAATATGGCTTGCCCTATAATTCTGAAAAGACATTCCGCTCGGCATTAATCAGCCACGCCAGGATGCTGAAACAACTTGGCGCCACAGCAGATCTGGGCTGGCGCGGATCACTCAGGATCGACTAA
- a CDS encoding ABC transporter permease, translated as MNFAYFITRKVARFGQQSFSRLIIRFAVITVALSVTVMIASTALIAGFKKEISSKIFGFWGHIHISDSGVSRSILEAKPISKYQDFYPSMDTIRQVSYFDYEEWRGKEITVEKKSREGIRHVQVFAVKPGIIQANEEIEGIILKGVDQDFDWKFILSYIKEGTVLNLQDSVMSNEILISRQTANRLKVGVGDKFTIHFPEKNEQRKRRFTICGIYKTGLEEYDQKFALVDIRQVQQLSDWKEDEISGFEVFLDDIEDLDVITNYVYYDILPPTLYAEKISEKFSEVFDWLDLQDINEVVIIALMLVVAIINMITALLILILERTNMIGILKALGSTNWTVRKIFLYYAGYIVLAGLFWGNLLGLGLCFLQDTFGFIKLSEENYYLSVAPVDINWLAVLFLNAGTLVVTVLALIIPSYLITRISPVKAIRFK; from the coding sequence ATGAATTTTGCTTATTTTATCACAAGGAAGGTCGCACGTTTCGGGCAACAATCTTTTTCAAGGCTGATTATCAGGTTTGCGGTGATCACGGTTGCGCTCAGCGTAACCGTGATGATTGCTTCCACTGCTTTGATCGCAGGGTTTAAAAAAGAAATAAGCAGTAAAATATTCGGATTCTGGGGACATATTCACATTTCAGATTCGGGAGTGAGTCGTTCCATTCTTGAAGCCAAACCAATCAGTAAATACCAGGATTTTTACCCTTCAATGGATACGATAAGGCAGGTTTCTTATTTTGATTACGAAGAATGGAGAGGTAAGGAAATAACCGTGGAGAAGAAGAGCAGGGAAGGCATCAGGCATGTCCAGGTTTTTGCCGTTAAACCGGGGATCATACAGGCGAATGAAGAAATCGAGGGCATTATCCTGAAGGGAGTGGATCAGGATTTTGACTGGAAGTTTATTCTAAGTTATATCAAAGAGGGCACGGTTTTGAATCTGCAGGATTCGGTTATGTCGAATGAAATACTGATATCAAGGCAAACGGCAAACAGGCTAAAAGTTGGCGTTGGGGATAAATTTACCATTCATTTCCCTGAAAAAAATGAGCAAAGGAAACGACGCTTTACCATTTGCGGAATTTACAAAACAGGGCTTGAGGAATACGACCAGAAATTTGCACTGGTGGATATCAGGCAGGTGCAGCAATTGTCTGATTGGAAGGAAGATGAGATCAGCGGATTTGAAGTTTTTCTGGATGATATTGAAGACCTGGACGTTATTACCAATTATGTTTATTACGATATATTGCCACCCACTTTGTATGCCGAAAAAATAAGTGAAAAATTCAGCGAGGTTTTTGATTGGCTCGACCTCCAGGATATCAACGAAGTGGTTATTATCGCTCTCATGCTTGTGGTGGCGATAATTAATATGATTACAGCCTTATTGATCCTGATCCTTGAGCGGACCAATATGATCGGGATATTGAAAGCGCTGGGGAGTACAAACTGGACCGTCAGGAAAATATTTTTGTATTATGCAGGTTATATCGTTTTGGCGGGATTATTTTGGGGTAATCTTCTAGGGCTTGGACTTTGTTTTTTGCAGGATACTTTTGGGTTTATAAAGTTGTCTGAAGAAAATTATTATCTCAGTGTTGCTCCTGTTGACATCAATTGGCTGGCCGTCCTGTTTCTAAATGCGGGGACACTGGTGGTAACGGTTCTCGCATTAATTATTCCTTCTTACCTGATTACCCGAATCAGCCCTGTTAAGGCCATTCGGTTTAAGTAA
- a CDS encoding magnesium transporter CorA family protein: protein MIRYYIKEDGRLKELETPEVSCWINISPPFTQEELENVAIQFEVPLDFLTDSLDIDERSRYEREDETRLILFNTPILNELEGENESIYTTVPIGIIFTIDHLITISAHQSPVLQRFLDGRVKHFDPEDEALFALQIMEQNVYRFLTCLKKLNLKRNLIENELSDSSRNKELKQLLSIEKSLVYFVNSLSSNELLKLKMKRTDFLNIREDEEKADLFEDIIVDNSQALEMSNVYTNILHGTMEAYGSIISNNLNITIRRLTTITIILMVPTLLASFYGMNVPLPNEKDPNMLLYILIGSILVSALLAWYFQRKRLF, encoded by the coding sequence ATGATTCGCTATTATATAAAAGAGGATGGAAGATTAAAAGAACTGGAAACTCCAGAAGTTTCCTGCTGGATAAATATTAGTCCGCCTTTTACTCAGGAAGAGCTCGAAAATGTGGCCATTCAATTTGAGGTTCCATTGGATTTCCTTACTGACTCGCTGGATATTGACGAGCGGTCCCGCTATGAACGTGAAGATGAGACCCGATTGATTCTTTTTAACACCCCGATTCTCAATGAACTGGAGGGCGAAAATGAATCCATTTATACCACCGTTCCTATAGGCATTATTTTCACCATTGATCACTTGATTACCATATCGGCCCACCAGAGTCCTGTTTTGCAACGATTCCTGGATGGACGAGTCAAACATTTTGATCCGGAAGATGAGGCACTTTTCGCTCTTCAGATCATGGAACAAAACGTTTATCGTTTTTTGACTTGCCTGAAAAAATTAAATCTCAAACGGAACCTCATCGAGAATGAATTATCCGATTCAAGCAGGAACAAGGAATTAAAACAATTGCTTAGCATAGAAAAGAGTTTGGTGTATTTCGTTAATTCCCTGAGTTCAAACGAACTGCTGAAGCTAAAAATGAAACGAACTGATTTTCTCAACATCAGGGAAGACGAGGAAAAAGCTGATCTTTTTGAAGACATCATTGTTGACAACAGCCAGGCCCTCGAAATGTCTAACGTTTATACTAATATTTTGCATGGAACCATGGAAGCTTATGGGTCCATTATTTCCAATAATTTGAACATTACCATCAGGAGATTAACCACGATCACCATTATTTTGATGGTTCCAACCCTTTTGGCGAGTTTTTACGGAATGAACGTTCCTTTGCCGAATGAAAAAGATCCCAATATGCTGCTGTATATTCTCATCGGATCCATTTTAGTCAGTGCACTCCTTGCCTGGTATTTCCAGCGGAAACGACTTTTTTAA
- a CDS encoding OmpA family protein: MQRIYLVVLSLFVFQLRAYAQPKWELNTFGGFSNYLGDLVDTPFPYANTMMPAFGIGVGFLPKPSFAFEFNASMVNFTGDDQNIGGKIFSRRSFSFTSRAVELSINTRWEPLGAQRYQQYGNFSGMISPYVYVGAGILFVDAAPDFSQSKSDNYFEGINEDMKNNAPTTAFAIPVGGGLRFDFRENFAIDLRLGVRAAFTDYLDGISFAGNPEANDWYMTGGLNFVFRLGDKDTDKDGIKDREDLCPRVAGVISAKGCPDADGDGLEDLEDLCPYKAGVMELNGCPDRDGDKIPDAEDDCPGIAGSPTAGGCPDLDGDGIQDALDWCPGEAGGKLLNGCPDCDHDGVINWYDKCPEVPGSPLYAGCPLELYDRDYDGFANDIDECPDLAGTAAGCPDADADGVADSLDKCPDAPGETGSLGCPVITKNELTTLEIATKAIKFETGSAVLIQESISNLQQIIPIFMKYPNYNIEIRGHTDDVGEETRNQKLSEKRAAACYQFLMDNGIAPSRMKYVGLGEAEPIADNRYLQGRKLNRRVEFVLHQFYSGIETH; this comes from the coding sequence ATGCAGCGTATTTATCTAGTGGTTCTTTCTCTTTTTGTTTTTCAATTGAGGGCCTATGCTCAACCGAAATGGGAGCTCAATACCTTCGGGGGATTCTCTAATTATCTGGGGGATTTGGTGGACACTCCCTTTCCTTACGCCAATACAATGATGCCTGCTTTTGGTATTGGAGTCGGTTTTTTGCCAAAACCATCTTTTGCCTTCGAATTCAATGCATCCATGGTGAACTTTACCGGTGATGATCAAAATATTGGAGGTAAAATTTTTTCAAGAAGATCCTTTAGCTTTACCTCACGGGCTGTGGAATTGAGCATAAATACCCGGTGGGAACCTTTGGGGGCACAGCGTTATCAGCAATATGGAAATTTTTCAGGCATGATTTCACCTTATGTTTATGTAGGAGCAGGAATCCTTTTTGTGGATGCTGCCCCGGATTTTAGTCAGTCAAAATCCGATAATTATTTTGAAGGAATAAATGAGGATATGAAAAATAATGCCCCTACCACAGCATTTGCCATTCCTGTCGGAGGAGGCCTTAGGTTTGATTTTAGAGAAAATTTCGCAATTGACCTGAGGCTGGGTGTAAGGGCTGCCTTCACTGATTACCTCGATGGCATAAGCTTTGCCGGAAATCCTGAAGCGAATGATTGGTATATGACAGGAGGACTAAATTTTGTCTTTAGATTAGGCGATAAGGATACGGATAAGGATGGGATAAAAGACCGGGAAGATTTGTGTCCGCGGGTTGCCGGGGTCATTTCTGCAAAAGGCTGTCCGGATGCGGATGGTGACGGTTTGGAAGACCTGGAGGATCTTTGTCCTTACAAGGCAGGAGTCATGGAGCTGAACGGATGTCCGGACAGGGATGGCGATAAAATTCCCGATGCAGAGGACGATTGTCCCGGCATCGCAGGGTCTCCGACTGCCGGGGGTTGTCCTGACCTGGACGGAGACGGTATTCAAGATGCCTTGGATTGGTGTCCGGGAGAAGCAGGCGGAAAGTTATTAAATGGTTGCCCGGATTGTGACCATGACGGCGTGATCAATTGGTACGATAAATGTCCGGAAGTACCCGGAAGCCCTCTATATGCAGGATGTCCGCTGGAACTTTATGATCGTGACTATGACGGGTTTGCCAACGATATTGATGAGTGCCCTGATTTGGCGGGCACAGCTGCAGGGTGTCCCGATGCCGACGCAGACGGTGTGGCTGATTCGCTTGATAAATGTCCGGATGCTCCGGGCGAAACGGGAAGCCTGGGTTGCCCGGTAATCACAAAAAATGAGTTGACAACTTTGGAAATAGCCACAAAAGCGATTAAATTTGAAACCGGTAGTGCTGTCCTTATCCAGGAATCAATCAGCAACCTACAGCAAATCATACCTATTTTCATGAAATACCCGAATTATAATATTGAAATTCGGGGACATACGGACGACGTAGGAGAAGAAACGCGTAATCAAAAACTTTCTGAAAAAAGAGCAGCAGCCTGTTACCAGTTTTTAATGGATAATGGGATTGCTCCCTCCAGGATGAAGTATGTGGGTTTGGGAGAAGCCGAGCCCATTGCGGACAACCGTTATCTGCAAGGCAGGAAATTAAACAGGCGTGTTGAATTTGTTTTGCATCAATTTTATTCCGGTATCGAAACTCATTGA
- a CDS encoding outer membrane beta-barrel protein, producing the protein MKKPYALLLTFFFTLSLEAQYSWELGLTAGLASYQGDFTTTPVPGFKNSSFGLGVIGKYVFNYKWSVRPGVYFSSLKGDDFSSGDAWRENIRRASFSTELTEISFIAEFEPFGEERYLGGRGFRKLVSPYFFAGIGLAIIKPEPDFSKTSGSADFLMKVGLDENAGKIKSHFVLPLGAGVKFDLSEWWNVSLEMGARATFTDYLDGLSEAGNPDANDWYYFTGITVLRRLDGSMKIR; encoded by the coding sequence ATGAAAAAACCTTACGCTCTTCTTTTGACCTTCTTTTTTACCCTGTCCCTAGAGGCACAATATTCCTGGGAGTTGGGCCTGACTGCAGGACTTGCAAGTTACCAGGGCGATTTTACCACAACCCCTGTACCCGGATTTAAAAACAGTTCATTTGGTTTGGGGGTCATCGGGAAGTATGTCTTTAATTACAAATGGTCGGTAAGGCCAGGTGTGTACTTTAGCAGTCTTAAAGGGGATGATTTTTCTTCCGGCGATGCCTGGCGTGAAAATATCAGGCGCGCATCATTTTCAACCGAGCTGACCGAAATTTCTTTTATTGCTGAATTTGAGCCTTTTGGTGAGGAACGTTACCTGGGAGGCCGTGGGTTCAGAAAACTGGTCTCTCCTTATTTCTTCGCGGGCATTGGCCTGGCGATCATTAAACCTGAGCCGGATTTTTCTAAGACCAGTGGTTCTGCCGACTTCCTTATGAAGGTTGGGCTGGACGAAAATGCCGGCAAAATAAAGTCCCATTTTGTTTTACCTCTTGGAGCGGGAGTGAAATTTGATCTTTCAGAGTGGTGGAATGTAAGTCTTGAAATGGGGGCGAGGGCCACTTTTACGGATTACCTGGACGGGCTCTCGGAAGCAGGAAATCCCGATGCAAATGATTGGTACTACTTTACCGGAATTACGGTCTTGCGCCGGCTGGATGGATCAATGAAAATTAGATAA
- a CDS encoding NAD-dependent deacylase yields MAKEKIVVLTGAGISAESGIRTFRDAGGLWEGYDVMEVASPEGWRRNNALVIDFYNQRRKQLKEVDPNPAHFALKELEQKYKVVVVTQNVDNLHERGGSSNIIHLHGELTKVRSTLDSSLVYDWPDDLKMGDKCEKGGQLRPHIVWFGEEVPMLEKALLEITTAHHVIIIGTSMQVYPAAGLVGYAPYRAPIYYVDPKPSINAELSMRKNLNVIAEMASTGVRKVVDQLLG; encoded by the coding sequence ATGGCAAAAGAAAAAATAGTGGTTTTAACCGGAGCCGGTATAAGTGCTGAAAGTGGAATAAGAACCTTCAGAGATGCCGGGGGGCTTTGGGAAGGATACGATGTAATGGAAGTAGCTTCTCCTGAAGGATGGCGCAGAAATAACGCATTGGTGATTGACTTTTACAACCAACGTCGGAAACAACTCAAGGAAGTGGATCCCAATCCCGCCCACTTTGCCCTAAAAGAGCTGGAACAAAAATACAAAGTCGTCGTGGTTACCCAAAACGTGGACAACCTCCATGAGCGCGGTGGAAGCAGTAATATCATTCATCTTCATGGAGAGCTGACAAAAGTTCGAAGCACGCTGGATTCATCTTTGGTTTACGATTGGCCGGATGATTTGAAGATGGGTGACAAATGCGAAAAAGGGGGCCAACTTCGTCCGCACATAGTATGGTTTGGAGAAGAGGTGCCCATGCTGGAAAAAGCACTTTTGGAAATCACCACAGCTCATCATGTGATCATTATTGGGACTTCCATGCAAGTCTATCCGGCTGCAGGTCTTGTTGGGTATGCCCCATACCGGGCTCCTATTTATTATGTTGACCCCAAGCCCTCCATCAATGCTGAATTAAGCATGAGAAAAAACCTTAATGTCATTGCGGAAATGGCCAGCACCGGAGTAAGAAAAGTTGTTGATCAGCTTTTGGGTTAA
- a CDS encoding NAD(P)H-hydrate dehydratase: MEIFSANQIRALDAYTIAHEPITSIDLMERASLAFTNWFIEQNPDEDIPVCIFCGPGNNGGDGLAVARLLHDRFYTVSVIFCAIGPNATQDNKINAQRLPDSIKSSQIVLKKEDPFPPLKHGWIVIDAIFGSGLSRPVEGYWGNLVEYINGLENTVVSIDIPSGLFADQHSSGSIIMADQTLSFELPKLAFLLPENQNYVGEWHTRSIGLSNHYIQNEKTSFFFTTQQDVKLLLKPAKKFDHKGTYGHALLIMGSYGKIGAAVLAAKACLRTGCGLVTVHLPKCGYAIMQISAPEVMASIDDKEHYFSQAPAMEKFSAVGMGCGLDTKDITKKGLHQVIQTARKPLLLDADALNILAENKAWLRELPPNSILTPHPGEFKRLFGATADDFEQNKLQRQLAQDLKVIIILKGAHTCIASPDGNCYFNSTGNPGMATAGSGDVLSGMITSLLAQGYDPLQASILGVYLHGLAGDLASQQHGMKSMIAGDIIEYIGKAYEILNN, encoded by the coding sequence ATGGAAATTTTTTCAGCAAATCAAATTAGAGCACTGGATGCCTATACCATTGCTCATGAGCCCATTACCTCTATCGACTTGATGGAAAGAGCTTCTCTTGCTTTTACCAATTGGTTTATTGAACAAAACCCTGACGAAGATATTCCTGTATGTATTTTTTGCGGCCCCGGCAATAACGGCGGCGATGGTCTGGCGGTGGCCAGGCTACTACACGATAGGTTCTATACGGTATCGGTGATCTTTTGCGCTATTGGCCCTAATGCAACTCAGGACAATAAAATAAATGCCCAGAGATTACCGGACAGTATAAAGTCTTCTCAAATAGTGCTCAAAAAAGAAGACCCGTTTCCACCCCTTAAGCATGGCTGGATCGTTATTGATGCCATTTTTGGTTCAGGCCTGAGCAGGCCTGTTGAAGGGTATTGGGGTAATCTTGTCGAATATATCAATGGCCTGGAAAATACGGTCGTTTCCATCGACATTCCATCCGGGTTATTTGCGGATCAGCACAGTTCCGGAAGTATTATCATGGCCGACCAAACCCTGTCTTTCGAACTCCCAAAGCTGGCTTTTCTATTGCCGGAAAATCAAAATTATGTGGGGGAATGGCATACCAGGAGTATCGGATTGTCCAATCACTATATACAAAATGAAAAAACATCCTTTTTTTTTACCACTCAGCAGGATGTAAAATTACTTTTAAAACCTGCGAAAAAATTCGATCATAAAGGCACTTATGGGCATGCATTACTCATCATGGGCAGTTATGGGAAAATTGGGGCAGCTGTGCTCGCCGCCAAGGCCTGTCTTCGGACAGGTTGTGGATTGGTTACGGTTCACCTGCCCAAATGCGGTTATGCAATCATGCAAATAAGTGCTCCGGAAGTTATGGCGAGCATTGATGACAAAGAGCATTATTTTTCCCAGGCTCCGGCGATGGAAAAATTCTCAGCCGTGGGCATGGGTTGTGGTTTAGATACTAAAGACATCACAAAAAAAGGACTTCATCAGGTGATTCAAACCGCCCGAAAACCTCTCTTGTTGGACGCCGATGCCCTTAACATCCTGGCTGAAAACAAGGCGTGGCTCAGGGAGTTACCGCCCAACAGTATTTTAACCCCACATCCCGGGGAATTCAAACGCCTGTTTGGGGCAACGGCTGACGACTTCGAGCAAAATAAACTTCAAAGACAACTGGCCCAGGATTTAAAGGTCATCATTATTTTAAAAGGGGCTCATACCTGTATTGCCAGCCCGGATGGAAATTGTTATTTCAACTCTACCGGAAATCCGGGAATGGCCACAGCAGGTAGCGGGGACGTACTCAGTGGCATGATCACAAGCCTGCTGGCACAAGGTTATGATCCTTTGCAAGCTTCCATCCTTGGGGTGTACCTGCACGGATTAGCAGGAGACCTTGCCTCCCAACAACATGGGATGAAAAGTATGATCGCAGGAGATATTATAGAATATATTGGAAAAGCGTATGAAATATTAAACAATTAG
- a CDS encoding YegP family protein: MKFEVFQSDKDQKYYFRLKAGNGQIILSSQGYASKAGCMNGVESVQKNAADDANYERKEAANGKLHFNLIAQNKQVIGKSQMYAGKSGMENGIDSVKTNAPKATIEEV, from the coding sequence ATGAAGTTTGAAGTTTTCCAAAGTGATAAAGACCAAAAATACTACTTCCGTCTCAAAGCGGGAAATGGTCAGATCATTTTATCAAGCCAGGGTTACGCCAGCAAAGCAGGTTGCATGAACGGGGTTGAATCCGTTCAAAAAAATGCAGCCGATGATGCCAATTATGAAAGAAAAGAAGCGGCCAACGGCAAGCTACATTTCAACTTGATTGCACAAAATAAGCAAGTAATTGGCAAAAGCCAGATGTATGCCGGAAAATCAGGAATGGAAAATGGTATTGACTCTGTTAAAACCAATGCTCCAAAAGCTACTATTGAAGAAGTATAA